The Diceros bicornis minor isolate mBicDic1 chromosome 8, mDicBic1.mat.cur, whole genome shotgun sequence genomic interval TGGAATGTTTAAGTTTAGGATAACCAAAAAAGCTCCATGtaactttttttaatataatcattTACTCAAATATACTGTAAATAGGAAAGGTGATAATACAGGAAGCAAAAATAAGCTTGCAAGTGAAATTTCTAGAAGCTCATGAAAACAATATCATCCCATATTGCAGATGCAAAACGAAAAACAGTTCTAATGGGGTTAAGAGTACTCTGGTTCATCTTCGTTCATTTGGTCGTGCAAGGTGTTAACTATTTTCACTTTCCATATCACAAAGTTAGTCCACAGGAGGAGCTGGTGGATCTTGTCCCTGGCATtattagaaagagagaaattatggAATTGACTTCTTAAATCCCAGAGCAACCAATCTAACACATATAGTAAGAAGTGAGCAGCAATGCCTCCCAGCCTCCCATCCCAAATCGTATACTTATTTGaacttttcatatgtttttgCACAAGTAAACACTAGATTAACACTGTGAGTCACCAACATTTTGTCTCATTCTTCCTATGgtatagaagaaaggaaaattgtgTAACAGGGATATGATTTGGGTGAGACTGCTCTCCCTGACAGCTCCAGAGGTGATCTTTAAACCAATAAAGGTAGTCTCATCTCTCTTGCTAAGGTGACTGATTGAGCCCAGATACAATCAAAGTGAAGCTAGAGACTTTTGTTTCTCACTACAGAATGtcaatgagggggccggccccatggcttagcagttaagtgcacacgctctgctactggtggcccgggttcagatcccgggcgcgcaccgaagcaccgctttccggccatgctgaggccgcctcctacatacagcaactagaaggatgtgcaactatgacatacaactactggggctttggggaaaaaaaggaggaggattggcaatggatgttagctcagagccggtcctcctcaacaaaaaaaaagcggaggattagcacggatgttagctcagggctgatcttcctcataaaaaaaaaaaaaaaaaagaatgtcaatgAGGAAAGCATGCCACTCCAGTTGCTATTGGCAGCCTTCCTGTGACCACAAGGGGAGCCCACCTTGGAATGAAGCTGGTGGTATGAGGAAAGAAACTAGGTCTTGGATGACACTGTTAAACTTTCTAAACACTGACCCTAcctctggattttctgatgtgtAAACCAATAAAGACACTTATTTAAACCAGGTTGAGCTGATTTTTGTTACTTGCAATAGAAAGCATCTGAACAGTAAAGGAAAGATCAAAGCTTTTAGGAATCTTCAGGAAGATTCCATTTTATTTACTCTGTCATGCTATATGAGGCCCTAGTTGAGGGTGATCAATTTTTCTACTTGGAATTAGTCGATACATTTTCTTGCTTATTCCTAGGGCAATAGGATTATTACTCCTAGAACCGCCGGCCTACAATGAACTAAGGCCCAGAGGACTGTAATCCTGCATTCCTGTCACTTTTAATGGCTTGTAAGTCAGGTTATTAAGTTGGATTTCTTTAGctccaaaaattgaagaaattgcttttttgtttttgaggaagatttgccctgagctaacatctgttgccaatcttcctcctttattccttttctccccaaagccccagtagatagttgtatatcatagttgtacatccttctagttgctctatgtgggacgtcacctcagcatggctgataagcagtgagtaggtccgtgcccaggatccgaaccgatgAACACCAGGCCGCCCaagtggaacgtgcaaacttaaccactatgccaccgggccggccccaagaaattgCTCTTTGATAAGAAAGTAATAAGAACTGTACATAGAAAGTAAGAAAAAAGGCTAAGGAAAAAGTACTTTATCAAGACTatatgcagggccggccccatggcttagcggttaggtgcgcgcgctccgctgctggcggcccggggttcagatcccaggcacgcaccgacgcaccgcttctccggccatgctgaggccgtgtcccacatacagcaactagaaggatgtgcagctatgacatacaactatctaccgtggctttagggggaaaaaataaataaataaaatcttaaaaaaaaaaaaaaaagacaatatgcaATCTGCTTTATGGAACCCCCCTCTCcaagaaaaaccaaaaataaatttaaggctTTTTATATAGTGCTAATGATGCCTTCTTTCTTAATTAATGTCAGCATGCTATATATCTTAATGTTCTACTCCCAAAAAAGCAAAAGCACTGACCAATTAACACTGCACATTTGCTTTCTCCTATATAAGAAATTAGTCTAACTGAACTTCTAATATTAACAACACAAGACTAGGGAAACGAAGCAAGTATTTTAGGAATTCACATGGTGAAGGCTGGAGAAGGGAATTAGTGGGATAATttagtgttcaataaatgaatcCATCATGGAAGTATTTTTAAAGAGATGATCTCCAaatcaaatggaaaagaaaacatacataaaTACTGGCTCTGTGAAAACGATTAAAAGGAATCCTTTAATAGAGGCTCTATTAAAGGCAGTAATGAAAACTCCCTGTTGGGTCACTTTATCTATCATGTTTTTCATTTAGAAGGTTCTATAAATGGTTGTAATCATAACTATCAGGATTTATCAACATGAATGATTCCTACCTCTCCTTTTGCCAGCTCACTTGATCTACTGTGATGCGGAACTAGAAAAATGAGTTTGAGAGAAACAGGATGggaaaacaagaggaaaacaggATTTAGCCAGATAGGCTCAGTGTCTCTACTGCACTTAAATAGCTaggacagaagaggagaaaatgaagTAGGGGGAAAACATTTGAACTGTAGCTTGTAAGAGAATTTAGGGAGCTATTAGCATGAGAGGCAAGGGATCAAGTCTGAAGTGGATAGAAGTGGATTTAAGAAATATTGCGGTGGATTATGCACTGGATCATTTTTTACGTTTCTCATGTGAGTAAAGACTGGAATTCATTTATTTTGGGGGCACTAGTCTGTGCTTCTTTCTACATGTAACTCCACGAAGACTAAGTCATTTGGGGTTGCAAGATTTACTAGGACTACATAGGAAAAACTTAACTCCATGACTTAAATCTTCTGTTGCTAATTCAGATATTTCAGTCAAAAtaactcctccctcttcccaggcCATGTCCATCCCCCTACCCAAATGGATTTCTAATCCATAACACTTACATTATGAGGACTGGTTGGCTTTCCAGTTAGGTTGGATCCTCTTAGATTAGGAGGTCTCAGTAGAAACAAGATCACTGCAATAACCATCCAGGCCATCAAGATCATGGTAATACTGATGCCATTATCACCAGAGGGTCCTGGTactaaagacaaacaaaaaaatgtatttgcaaCAAAAACTGTAGCATGAGGTTATAATATTGTTAGATAAAGGTAAAAACAAATTCTAATGTTTAAATGTCAACTTCAAATATTGTATTAATATCAAAaattgtaataataattttaagaagTGCAATTACGAAGTATTACAGCTTCAATTTCCCCTTCCTCCTGTGAGAAAATCTAAATGGTAAATGGTGTAAAACAGTCATAAGCCAAAGCCTattaaataaagattttaatAGTGTAGTAGTTCTTAATATTTGGGAGTAATACAATTCCTTGAGAATTTGATAAAATTAAGAACTCTTTCCACTGTAAGAATCCACATATACACATTCAACAATTTTGCATATAACTGTGAAAGGTTCATGGACCCACAGAGCCACCAATCCACAGATATACTGAGATCTACAGAACCCAGGTTAAGATTCACCTGATACACAGTAAAGACACTCTACTTTGGCGGGGGTAGAGGTGGGGTGAGGAGGGTGGGGTGGATTCTGCATTTTAATTACAGAAGCAGCATGAAAAAATAACAGAACTTAAGGAAAAGGGAACATCTGGGTTGTATAATAGATAAATTAAAGATTGCTTTAATGATATTGTCAACCAAAGAGAGGTTAATTTAACCTTCTTTTTTGCAAAAACAAGTTGGATTCAAATCTAGATATTTTAAAGTCTATGCATTTATCAAGAGAAAAAAGtcaggtctgtgtgtgtgtaggttaTCAGTCTTTCCCAGCTCCTTGAGGCAGCCATATCCTATTCAATTCAGAATAAcaagtacctagcacagtgtttGGCCCATGGTATGCGCTTAGTAAATTTCTAATAAATGAAAcagattttttattgaagtatattaGAGAACTCAACTGTCAGAAATGAAAATTATGGaaaattagatttctttttttataatttatttttttttccccccaaagccccagtagatagttgtatgtcatagctgcacatccttctagttgctgtatgtgggacgcggcctcagcatggccggagaagccgtgtgtcggtgcgcgcccgggatccgaacccgggccgccagcagcggagcgcgcgcacttaa includes:
- the SMIM14 gene encoding small integral membrane protein 14 codes for the protein MAEGGFDPCECVCSHEHAMRRLINLLRQSQSYCTDTECLQELPGPSGDNGISITMILMAWMVIAVILFLLRPPNLRGSNLTGKPTSPHNGQDPPAPPVD